Proteins encoded in a region of the Populus nigra chromosome 3, ddPopNigr1.1, whole genome shotgun sequence genome:
- the LOC133688941 gene encoding protein phosphatase 2C 53-like — MEEMYPAVAVPFRVGNSACESPSIDTHMDITRLLMADTASLLSDTVTKVPTAGDKDCNCGDLDNEVKDTAAPASKEDRGGRGAPLLDMISETERNWVVGDDGITRESEEDDSLSLEGDPILDSSCSLSVASETSSLCGEDLLSLETTSEVGTLNSVEIKKSIGGVDIVAKTADLGDSNVDTVVSDLPSVAGSVEEEAGDGSDAKTSSVVLQLTLERGTSGTVSRSVFEVDYVPLWGFTSICGRRPEMEDAVATVPYFLKFPIQMLIGDRLLDGMSKYLPHQTAHFFGVYDGHGGSQVANYCHDRIHSALSEEIEFVKNGLSDGSIKDSCQEQWKNAFTNCFLKVDAEVGGKAGAEPVAPETVGSTAVVAIICSSHIIVANCGDSRAVLCRGKEPMALSVDHKPNREDEYARIEAAGGKVIQWNGHRVFGVLAMSRSIGDRYLKPWIIPEPEVMFIPRAKEDECLILASDGLWDVMSNEEACDLARKRILVWHKKNGVALSSSRSEGIDPAAQAAAEFLSNRALQKGSKDNITVIVVDLKAQRKFKTKT, encoded by the exons ATGGAGGAGATGTATCCGGCGGTTGCAGTGCCATTTAGAGTAGGTAATTCAGCCTGTGAAAGTCCATCCATAGATACCCACATGGATATCACAAGACTTTTAATGGCAGACACGGCTAGCTTATTATCTGATACTGTAACTAAGGTTCCTACTGCTGGGGATAAGGATTGTAATTGTGGTGATTTAGACAATGAAGTTAAAGATACAGCGGCTCCAGCTTCAAAAGAGGACAGGGGAGGAAGAGGAGCCCCTTTGTTGGATATGATCTCTGAAACTGAAAGAAACTGGGTTGTTGGCGATGATGGGATAACACGGGAAAGTGAGGAAGATGATTCTTTGTCGTTGGAGGGTGATCCAATTCTTGATAGTTCTTGTTCTCTTTCAGTGGCTAGTGAGACAAGTAGCTTATGTGGAGAGGATCTCTTGAGTTTGGAGACCACCTCTGAGGTAGGAACACTGAATTctgtagaaataaaaaagagcatTGGTGGTGTTGATATTGTTGCCAAGACAGCAGATTTGGGGGATTCAAACGTTGACACTGTTGTGAGCGATCTCCCTTCGGTGGCAGGAAGTGTTGAGGAAGAGGCTGGGGATGGATCTGATGCAAAGACATCTTCTGTGGTTCTTCAGTTGACTCTGGAAAGAGGGACCAGTGGAACAGTATCAAGAAGTGTTTTTGAAGTGGACTATGTACCCCTTTGGGGATTTACATCTATTTGTGGAAGGAGACCGGAGATGGAAGATGCAGTTGCTACTgtgccttattttttaaaatttcctatTCAAATGCTGATTGGCGACCGATTACTTGATGGAATGAGCAAGTATTTGCCTCACCAGACTGCTCATTTCTTTGGAGTTTATGATGGTCATGGAGGCTCGCAA GTGGCAAATTATTGTCATGATCGTATCCATTCGGCTTTGTCCGAGGAGATAGAATTTGTTAAGAATGGCCTGAGTGATGGAAGTATTAAGGATAGTTGCCAGGAGCAGTGGAAAAATGCTTTCACCAATTGTTTTCTCAAGGTTGATGCTGAAGTCGGAGGAAAGGCTGGTGCCGAACCAGTTGCCCCAGAAACTGTTGGTTCTACTGCTGTTGTGGCCATTATTTGTTCATCCCACATCATAGTAGCAAACTGTGGAGACTCACGAGCAGTTCTTTGTCGCGGGAAAGAACCAATGGCATTATCAGTGGATCATAAA CCAAACCGAGAAGATGAGTATGCAAGGATAGAAGCAGCTGGAGGCAAGGTCATACAGTGGAATGGGCATCGTGTCTTTGGTGTTCTAGCAATGTCAAGGTCTATTG GTGATAGATATTTGAAACCATGGATTATTCCAGAACCCGAAGTTATGTTTATTCCTAGGGCAAAAGAAGATGAATGTCTCATTCTGGCAAGTGATGGTTTGTGGGATGTCATGTCAAATGAAGAAGCATGTGATCTGGCACGCAAACGAATACTTGTCTGGCACAAAAAGAATGGCGTTGCGCTCTCCTCCTCAAGGAGCGAGGGAATTGATCCTGCAGCTCAAGCAGCAGCTGAGTTCCTCTCAAACCGTGCCCTTCAAAAAGGAAGCAAGGATAACATCACTGTAATCGTGGTGGATCTGAAAGCGCAAAGGAAGTTCAAAACCAAAACATGA
- the LOC133688940 gene encoding aminopeptidase M1, with amino-acid sequence MDQFKGHARLPKFAIPKRYDIHLKPDLTACTFAGSVAIDLDIVENTNFIVLNAADLSINSASVSYSSSSKVLQPVKVELVEADEILVLEFAETLPIGIGVLDIVFDGVLNDKMKGFYRSTYEINGEKKNMAVTQFEPADARRCFPCWDEPACKATFKITLEVPVELVALSNMPIIEEKVNGDLKKVSYQETPIMSTYLVAIVVGLFDYVEDHTSDGVKVRVYCQVGKTKQGNFALHVAVKTLELFKGYFAVPYALPKLDMIAIPDFAAGAMENYGLVTYRETALLYDDQHSAAANKQRVATVVAHELAHQWFGNLVTMEWWTHLWLNEGFATWVSYLATDSLFPDWKIWTQFLDECTEGLKLDGLAESHPIEVDINHASEIDEIFDAISYRKGASVIRMLQSYLGAESFQRSLASYIKKHAYSNAKTEDLWAALEEGSGEPVNKLMNSWTRQQGYPVVSVKFKDQKLEFEQSQFLSSGAPGDGQWIVPITLCCCSYDALKSFLLQTKSETQDVKELLGSCQVGSGSSWIKVNVEQTGFYRVKYDEELRARLGCAIEKKNLTETDRFGILDDSFALCMARQQSLTSLLTLMGAYREELEYIVLSNLINISSKVGRIAADATPDLKDDINQFFINLLQFSAEKLGWDPKQGESHLDAMLRGEVLTALAYFRHDLTLDEASRRFHAFLEDRNTPLLPPDIRKAAYVAVMQRVSTSNRSDYDSLLQVYRETDLSQEKTRILGSIASCPDPNIILEALNFLLTSEVRSQDAVFGLAVSKEGRETAWAWLKDKWDHITKTWGSGFLLTRFVSMIVSPFASFEKAKEVEEFFASRTKPAISRTLKQSIERVHINANWVQSIQKETKLGEAVKELAFRKY; translated from the exons atGGATCAGTTCAAAGGACACGCACGCCTCCCAAAGTTCGCCATCCCTAAACGCTACGACATCCACCTCAAACCCGACTTAACCGCCTGCACTTTCGCTGGCTCCGTCGCGATCGATCTCGATATCGTTGAAAATACCAACTTCATCGTCCTCAACGCTGCTGACCTCTCCATCAACTCTGCTTCCGTCTCctactcctcctcctccaag gtTTTGCAACCAGTGAAAGTTGAGTTGGTTGAAGCAGATGAGATATTGGTGTTGGAATTTGCGGAAACGCTTCCGATTGGGATTGGGGTTCTTGACATTGTATTTGATGGTGTTTTGAATGACAAAATGAAAGGTTTTTACAGAag TACTTATGAGATTAATGGAGAGAAGAAGAACATGGCCGTCACGCAGTTTGAGCCTGCTGATGCTAGAAGATGTTTTCCGTGTTGGGATGAGCCTGCTTGCAAG GCTACATTCAAGATCACATTGGAAGTGCCAGTTGAACTTGTGGCTCTTTCTAATATGCCGATTATCGAGGAGAAAGTGAATGGAGATTTGAAGAAGGTTTCATATCAAGAAACGCCTATCATGTCTACTTATTTGGTTGCAATTGTCGTTGGCCTGTTTGATTATGTGGAAGATCATACATCTGATG GGGTGAAAGTTCGTGTATATTGTCAAGTTGGGAAAACAAAACAAGGGAACTTTGCATTGCATGTTGCTGTGAAGACGCTTGAGTTATTTAAAGG GTATTTTGCTGTGCCATATGCCCTTCCGAAGTTGGATATGATTGCAATCCCTGATTTTGCTGCTGGGGCAATGGAGAATTATGGCTTAGTTACATACCGTGAAACAGCCTTGCTTTATGATGATCAGCATTCTGCTGCTGCCAACAAGCAGAGG GTTGCTACTGTTGTGGCACACGAGCTAGCACACCAGTGGTTTGGCAATCTTGTAACAATGGAGTGGTGGACACATTTATGGCTAAACGAGGGTTTTGCTACATGG GTGAGCTATCTAGCTACTGATAGCTTGTTCCCAGATTGGAAAATATGGACCCAGTTTCTTGATGAATGTACGGAGGGTCTTAAGCTGGATGGCCTCGCAGAATCCCACCCAATTGAG GTGGACATAAATCATGCTTCTGAGATTGATGAAATTTTTGATGCAATAAGCTACAGAAAGGGCGCGTCTGTTATCCGGATGCTACAAAGCTATCTTGGTGCCGAGAGCTTTCAG AGGTCACTTGCTTCATACATAAAAAAGCATGCGTACTCAAATGCAAAGACAGAAGACTTATGGGCTGCTCTTGAGGAGGGATCTGGTGAACCTGTGAACAAGCTAATGAATTCATGGACGAGGCAGCAAGGATATCCAGTTGTATCTGTCAAATTCAAGGATCAGAAATTGGAATTTGAACAg TCACAATTCCTGTCAAGTGGTGCCCCTGGAGATGGACAATGGATTGTCCCAATAACTTTATGCTGCTGTTCATACGATGCACTCAAGAGTTTCTTATTGCAAACAAAGTCAGAAACTCAAGATGTCAAGGAACTCCTGGGTTCCTGCCAGGTGGGGAGTGGAAGTTCTTGGATTAAAGTTAATGTGGAACAGACTGGTTTCTATAGGGTTAAGTATGATGAGGAGCTCAGAGCTAGACTTGGATGTGCTATAGAGAAGAAGAACCTCACTGAAACAGACAGATTTG GCATTTTGGATGATTCGTTTGCCCTTTGTATGGCTCGTCAGCAATCTTTGACCTCTTTGCTTACACTGATGGGTGCTTACAGAGAGGAACTTGAGTATATTGTGCTATCTAACTtgattaat ATAAGTTCTAAAGTTGGAAGGATTGCCGCAGATGCAACCCCTGATCTAAAGGATGACATTAACcaattttttatcaatcttcTCCAGTTTTCTGCAGA GAAGCTTGGTTGGGATCCTAAGCAAGGCGAAAGCCATTTGGATGCAATGTTAAGAGGAGAAGTTTTGACTGCCCTTGCTTATTTTCGACATGATCTGACACTGGATGAAGCAAGTAGGCGCTTTCATGCATTTTTAGAGGACAGAAATACGCCACTCCTCCCACCTGATATAAGAAAG GCAGCATATGTGGCTGTAATGCAGAGAGTCAGCACTTCAAACAGATCAGATTATGATTCTCTTCTACAGGTTTATAGAGAGACTGATCTAAGCCAGGAGAAAACGCGCATTCTTG GTTCCATAGCATCTTGTCCAGATCCAAACATAATTCTTGAAGCTCTCAACTTTTTGTTGACATCagag gtTCGTAGTCAAGATGCTGTTTTTGGACTTGCTGTTAGCAAGGAAGGACGTGAAACAGCTTGGGCTTGGCTGAAG GATAAATGGGATCACATTACAAAAACTTGGGGTTCAGGATTTTTATTAACTCGCTTTGTCAGCATGATTGTCTCACCG TTTGCTTCATTTGAGAAGGCCAAGGAGGTAGAGGAGTTCTTTGCAAGCCGCACGAAGCCTGCCATTTCTAGAACCTTGAAGCAGAGCATTGAGCGGGTGCACATCAATGCAAATTGGGTTCAAAGCATTCAGAAGGAAACAAAACTTGGCGAGGCTGTGAAAGAATTGGCTTTCAGGAAATACTAG